GTTTTAGCAATTTTTGAAGCTCTTCTTCTATTGCAACTTTTATATTTAAAGCTGTCTTTTCAATATCATTATGGGCACCACCCAATGGTTCCTCAATTATCCTGTCAATAACTCCAAGGCTATGAAGGTCCTTGGAAGTAAGCTTTAGTACGTCTGCCGCATCAATGTTTCTCGATGAATCCTTATAAACAATGGATGCAAAGCCTTCGGGAGAAATTACAGAGTAAATGGCATTTTCAAGCATCATAACTTTGTTTGCCACCCCCAAAGCAAGAGCTCCGCCGCTGCCGCCTTCCCCTATAACAATAGATATTGTAGGTATTGACAGGGCGGACATTTCGAAGAGATTCATGGCAATGGCTTCTCCCTGCCCCCTCTCTTCAGCTCCTATACCCGGATATGCACCGGAGGTATCTATAAAGTTTAAACAAGGGCGGTTAAACTTTTCTGCCTGTTTCATCTGCCTCAATGCCTTTCTGTATCCTTCGGGATTTGGCATACCGAAATTTCTTTCAATATTCTCTTTTGTATTTCTTCCTTTCTGCTGGCCTATAACAGTGACAGGTATTCCATCAAAGTCGGCAATTCCGCAAACTACAGCCTTATCATCTCCATACCTTCTGTCACCGTGTAATTCAATGAAATCCTCCATTATTAAAGGCACATAATCCAAAAATGTAGGACGGTTTGCATGTCTTGCAATCTCTACCTTCTGCCACCTGGTCATATTGGCATATATATCTTTTTTACTATCAGTGAGCTTTTCTTCAAGCTTTATTATTTCCAATGACAAATCAATACCTGTATCCTTTGCAAATT
This window of the Oxobacter pfennigii genome carries:
- a CDS encoding acetyl-CoA carboxylase carboxyltransferase subunit alpha, with translation MDKATSHEKSVNELERKIAELKEFAKDTGIDLSLEIIKLEEKLTDSKKDIYANMTRWQKVEIARHANRPTFLDYVPLIMEDFIELHGDRRYGDDKAVVCGIADFDGIPVTVIGQQKGRNTKENIERNFGMPNPEGYRKALRQMKQAEKFNRPCLNFIDTSGAYPGIGAEERGQGEAIAMNLFEMSALSIPTISIVIGEGGSGGALALGVANKVMMLENAIYSVISPEGFASIVYKDSSRNIDAADVLKLTSKDLHSLGVIDRIIEEPLGGAHNDIEKTALNIKVAIEEELQKLLKLSKAELMEDRYNKFRNMGVYKE